A stretch of bacterium DNA encodes these proteins:
- a CDS encoding cytochrome c3 family protein → MRKILVILAAAALLAIPMAASAGVALTSHDMSLAYSGIVKAGVCSPCHLPHGTQGDRLFPDPGAAAGGGIVGNLCAACHFSGGAYAGVTIPAQSDDYVYGTYSHGDVAQMTYDQYPDNTANGFLTSSALPYVSDAAPSMECTSCHNVHNDANRPFLRTDLDAMCGACHPNRHYDATTGFTTQLATIATWGPANTRLANPGSHPVGTDVDALLNDASQTIAISADFQVGLSAVVDGWNLGGHLSGGATGGVVCVTCHAVHGAQGDADDNLLFGTATAHTPYSNFLNIDQSSTALAYVAPTGLSRSVASGFGVDNAFCEACHNGTESVDYTVVGGAVDPGATGYTHPLDGITPSNNGWVTVFPANWPQGDATTFATGMTPVAICESCHVMHPTANAVATVVERPDVVQGAVDYAFILRDSSNAICNNCHTGSIAGHHPANVTFNPVGVPYLENVAANLLTCRTCHSSSGAHNWASADGIGLDPDWLPVNNGRDAVPATDAANAQMGQTCFDCHFNFDDAPHWSPVLDGAAAFLTTIVNTDSPGYTKLGDGTHFMGHVGAGEDLTATGLNPQLANVYTAGTAWTGVDGANATAAGWSRFRPAVADGIGIVCESCHELEPDKNNFGAATPGNHLLLATFTDGNNGNEAAEVVDGRDDFCQACHMPVGTHPMTGDTVGRTNGILDIVVTKAWLEDIDTTRATLEDVTWAVATDSMSCDSCHQVHDAETDSANMILEAQDANIPVTAGAITGANDFVPNFPDANKGPNHEAFCQYCHLY, encoded by the coding sequence ATGAGAAAGATTCTTGTGATCCTTGCCGCAGCGGCTTTGCTGGCAATCCCAATGGCCGCCTCTGCTGGCGTCGCCCTCACTTCCCACGACATGTCACTGGCGTACTCAGGTATCGTGAAGGCGGGTGTCTGTTCCCCGTGCCACCTGCCCCACGGCACCCAGGGTGATCGCCTCTTCCCCGACCCGGGCGCGGCTGCCGGCGGTGGCATCGTCGGTAACCTGTGCGCTGCCTGCCATTTCTCCGGCGGCGCGTATGCCGGCGTGACCATCCCGGCCCAGTCGGACGATTACGTCTACGGCACCTATAGCCACGGTGATGTGGCCCAGATGACCTACGACCAGTACCCCGACAACACCGCCAACGGTTTTCTGACCTCCTCGGCGCTGCCCTACGTGTCCGATGCTGCGCCGAGCATGGAGTGCACCTCCTGCCACAACGTGCACAACGACGCCAACCGGCCGTTCCTGAGGACCGACCTGGACGCGATGTGCGGCGCGTGCCACCCCAACAGGCACTATGACGCCACCACCGGCTTCACTACCCAGCTGGCGACCATTGCCACCTGGGGCCCTGCCAACACGAGGCTTGCTAACCCCGGTTCCCACCCCGTGGGCACCGACGTTGATGCTCTCCTCAACGACGCTTCCCAGACCATTGCGATCAGCGCCGACTTCCAGGTCGGCCTGTCGGCCGTTGTTGACGGCTGGAACCTAGGTGGTCACCTCTCTGGCGGAGCCACCGGCGGCGTCGTGTGCGTTACCTGCCACGCTGTCCACGGTGCCCAGGGCGACGCGGACGATAACCTCCTTTTCGGGACCGCCACGGCGCACACACCTTATTCCAACTTCCTGAACATCGACCAGAGCTCCACCGCCCTCGCCTATGTTGCACCCACGGGCCTCTCCCGTTCCGTAGCTTCCGGTTTCGGCGTGGACAACGCCTTCTGCGAGGCGTGCCACAACGGAACTGAGTCTGTTGACTACACCGTCGTTGGTGGCGCGGTCGACCCCGGCGCAACTGGCTATACCCACCCCCTGGACGGCATCACGCCCTCCAACAACGGGTGGGTCACCGTCTTCCCGGCCAACTGGCCCCAGGGTGACGCCACAACCTTCGCCACAGGCATGACCCCCGTGGCCATCTGCGAGTCGTGCCACGTCATGCACCCCACCGCCAACGCGGTAGCCACTGTAGTTGAAAGGCCCGACGTGGTCCAGGGCGCGGTCGATTACGCCTTCATCCTGAGGGACAGCTCCAACGCGATCTGCAACAACTGCCACACGGGTTCCATCGCCGGGCACCATCCGGCCAACGTGACCTTCAACCCCGTAGGCGTGCCCTACCTTGAGAACGTTGCCGCCAACCTGCTGACCTGCCGCACATGCCACAGCTCCTCCGGCGCCCACAACTGGGCCAGCGCCGACGGCATCGGCCTCGACCCTGACTGGCTCCCAGTCAACAACGGCAGGGACGCTGTTCCGGCTACCGACGCTGCTAACGCCCAGATGGGCCAGACCTGCTTTGACTGCCACTTCAACTTCGACGACGCGCCCCACTGGTCGCCGGTTCTCGACGGCGCTGCTGCATTCCTGACCACCATCGTCAACACGGATTCCCCGGGGTACACGAAGCTCGGAGACGGCACGCACTTCATGGGGCACGTCGGCGCGGGTGAAGACCTTACAGCAACCGGCCTGAACCCGCAGTTGGCGAACGTCTACACGGCCGGTACCGCCTGGACTGGTGTCGACGGCGCCAACGCCACCGCCGCTGGCTGGTCCCGGTTCCGGCCTGCCGTTGCTGATGGCATCGGCATCGTGTGCGAGTCGTGCCACGAGCTCGAGCCTGACAAGAACAACTTCGGCGCCGCCACCCCCGGCAACCACCTGCTGCTCGCCACATTCACCGACGGCAACAACGGCAACGAGGCCGCTGAGGTAGTCGATGGGCGCGACGACTTCTGCCAGGCTTGCCACATGCCGGTGGGTACACACCCCATGACCGGCGATACCGTTGGCCGGACGAACGGGATCCTCGACATCGTCGTCACCAAGGCCTGGCTCGAGGATATCGATACTACCAGGGCTACTCTTGAAGACGTCACCTGGGCTGTTGCCACCGACTCCATGTCCTGCGACAGTTGCCACCAGGTTCACGATGCAGAGACCGATTCTGCCAACATGATCCTCGAGGCTCAGGATGCTAATATCCCGGTTACGGCCGGTGCGATTACCGGTGCCAACGACTTCGTGCCCAACTTCCCCGATGCGAACAAGGGCCCCAACCACGAGGCCTTCTGCCAGTACTGCCACCTGTACTAA